The following are encoded together in the Sporohalobacter salinus genome:
- a CDS encoding GrdX family protein, whose protein sequence is MNQYLIVTDNPLVKKKVKLKTDYCENLDKVMIKVRNLVHSGYELVTHPLSGSVKPVQNPYKSVILKETDNSKLDYESLKIIEAAMVKVEQFKKNHTDRDYPKEVLKDYQTIDFSLLQSGLEKI, encoded by the coding sequence ATGAATCAATATTTAATAGTTACAGATAACCCTCTAGTTAAGAAGAAGGTCAAATTAAAGACTGATTATTGTGAAAATTTAGATAAAGTAATGATAAAGGTTAGAAATTTAGTGCATTCAGGGTATGAATTAGTAACTCATCCATTAAGTGGGAGTGTCAAACCGGTACAGAATCCCTATAAATCTGTCATTTTGAAAGAAACTGATAATAGTAAATTAGATTATGAATCTTTGAAAATAATCGAGGCTGCTATGGTAAAAGTTGAACAATTTAAAAAGAATCATACTGACAGAGATTATCCTAAGGAAGTGCTCAAAGACTATCAAACTATAGATTTTAGTTTGCTACAGAGTGGACTAGAAAAAATTTAG